The following coding sequences are from one Opitutales bacterium window:
- the ptsP gene encoding phosphoenolpyruvate--protein phosphotransferase, with translation MSENPQEERTLTGIPASPGVAHGPAFVFLHSELDVPAYTIETDQFDHEIDRFEKALIATRKEIQKIRVEIADNLGEAEAQIFDAHQLVLEDKALIDETIRELRDTGFNIEHCFQAVAQRYIDFFDSIDDDYLKERASDIRDVARRLLHTLLGQAFDTMITFSEDRIFVAEDITPSDTANLDQGRVLGLITDKGGHTSHSVIMARSLGIPAVVGLHDATDQIDPGDDVIIDGYDGIVIIHPTAETLFKYGKLKDKRKSIVDTFSKTIPLPSQTADGREFILSANVESAQDIDLVNRNGARGIGLFRTEGIFLKSNSFPSEEEQYQDYRAVVEGAQGRMVTIRTLDLGGDKSLKHGVGIHHIHEENPFMGFRAIRFCLQYTNLFKEQLRAILRASAHGRVRIMYPMISGIEELKRANELLEDAKQDLEKRGEAHSKDLPVGTMIEIPSAAYTTDILAEHCSFFSIGTNDLIQYLMAADRLNDQIAHLYQPSHPAVLRTIRTIVDNAKKRNLNVSVCGEMASDPLYTGLLMGLGIDELSITPALLPEVKYLVRTIHFDDTLALAKKAMDMDTAAEIRTELNNFRKERLKDLMDWE, from the coding sequence ATGTCTGAGAACCCACAGGAAGAAAGGACCCTAACTGGCATACCCGCATCGCCCGGTGTTGCCCACGGGCCCGCATTTGTTTTCCTGCATTCCGAGCTCGATGTTCCGGCATATACCATCGAGACAGATCAGTTTGATCATGAGATTGATCGTTTTGAAAAAGCCTTAATCGCCACGCGGAAAGAAATTCAAAAAATTCGCGTTGAAATCGCGGATAACCTGGGAGAGGCAGAAGCACAAATATTTGATGCTCATCAACTTGTCCTCGAAGACAAAGCGCTCATCGACGAAACGATCAGAGAGCTTCGAGACACCGGATTCAACATCGAACACTGTTTTCAAGCTGTCGCTCAGCGCTACATCGACTTCTTTGACAGCATCGACGATGATTATCTAAAGGAACGCGCTTCGGACATCCGCGACGTCGCGCGTCGTTTGTTGCACACTTTACTGGGCCAAGCCTTCGACACGATGATCACATTCAGCGAAGATCGAATCTTCGTCGCTGAAGACATCACCCCTTCTGATACGGCCAACTTGGACCAGGGCCGAGTATTGGGTCTCATCACAGATAAAGGCGGGCACACGAGTCATTCAGTGATCATGGCACGATCTTTGGGAATACCAGCTGTCGTGGGCCTGCATGATGCTACCGATCAGATCGATCCAGGTGATGATGTCATCATCGATGGCTACGATGGCATCGTCATCATCCACCCAACTGCGGAAACCCTGTTCAAATACGGTAAGCTCAAGGACAAACGAAAGAGCATCGTAGATACTTTCTCGAAGACGATTCCGCTCCCTTCTCAGACAGCCGACGGTCGCGAGTTCATCCTTAGTGCAAATGTAGAGAGTGCCCAGGACATCGACCTGGTGAACCGCAACGGGGCACGGGGTATTGGCTTGTTCCGAACCGAGGGTATTTTCCTCAAGTCCAACAGCTTTCCCAGCGAAGAAGAACAATACCAGGATTACCGAGCTGTAGTCGAGGGCGCCCAGGGCCGCATGGTCACGATCCGCACCCTGGATCTCGGTGGTGATAAAAGCCTCAAGCATGGTGTCGGCATCCATCACATCCATGAAGAAAACCCATTTATGGGCTTCCGAGCGATTCGCTTTTGCCTGCAATATACCAATCTCTTTAAAGAACAACTCCGTGCGATCTTGAGAGCGAGCGCTCATGGTCGGGTGCGGATCATGTATCCCATGATCAGTGGAATCGAAGAGCTCAAGAGAGCCAACGAACTCCTGGAAGATGCGAAACAAGACCTAGAAAAACGCGGTGAAGCCCACAGCAAAGATCTTCCTGTTGGCACAATGATCGAAATTCCCAGTGCCGCTTACACCACAGATATCCTGGCAGAGCACTGCTCCTTTTTTAGCATCGGGACCAACGACCTGATTCAATACCTAATGGCAGCAGATCGTTTAAATGATCAGATCGCCCATCTCTACCAGCCCAGTCATCCGGCTGTTCTCCGCACGATCCGGACCATTGTTGACAACGCTAAAAAGCGGAACCTGAACGTGTCAGTATGTGGTGAAATGGCTAGTGATCCGCTATACACAGGATTATTGATGGGCTTGGGTATCGATGAGCTGAGCATCACCCCCGCTTTATTGCCTGAGGTCAAATACCTCGTCCGGACCATACACTTCGATGACACACTCGCACTCGCGAAAAAGGCGATGGA